In the genome of Candidatus Rokuibacteriota bacterium, the window GGCGGACCGGGAGGCCGGGAAGCGCCGGGGACTTCTCGCCAGGGTCAAGGACGAGCGGGCCTACCACGATCGGATGGTGGTCGAGCTGTCGGAGGCCACGCGCCGGCTGGAGGCCTTCATCCGGGGCCTCCAGGCCAGGCAGCGGCGCGCGGCCCGGGTGCCGGAGCGCGGGCGTTCCGTGCCCGGGGACATGGGGCCCGGCGTCGGGCTGGGCGCGCTGCGCGGAAGGCTCGTGTGGCCGGCCGACGGGAGGGTGGTCGGCGAGTTCGGCGCGCAGGTTCACCCGCGGTTCGGGACGAAAACGTTCCGGAACGGCATCGACATCGAGGTGGCCGAGGGAACGAACATCGCCGTCGTCTACCCCGGGCATGTCGTGTACACGGGGTGGTTTCGCGGGTACGGGAACCTGATCATCGTGGATCACGGCAACGACTACTACACGCTCTACGCCCACGCCGCCGACATCCGGGTGGCCGAGGGCGATGACGTCAAGCAGGGACAGATCATCGGCACGGTGGGGGACACGGGCTCGCTCCAGGGGCCGCGCCTGTACTTCGAGGTGCGGCACCAGGGCAAACCGCAGGACCCCGCGCAGTGGCTGAGGCCCCGGGGCTGACCCGGCGCGGCCGCAGAGGAGGACGGGGGACATGGGTTCGATTCGGCACGTCAAGAAGGTCGCGATGGTTTCGGCGCTGCTCTTCGTGCTCACGCTGTCGGTGGGCGGCGGCGTGGCGAGCAAGGGGACCGACCAGGCGGCGACCTACGAGAACCTCCGGCTCTTCACCGAGGTCCTGTCCATCGTCCAGAGCCAGTACGTGGACGAGGTGGCGGCCAAGGACATCATCTACAGCGCCATCAAGGGCACGCTGCGCGGCCTCGATCCACACTCCTCGTTCCTCGACCCGGAGATGTACCGCGAGATGCAGGTGGAGACCAGCGGCAGCTTCGGGGGTCTCGGCATCGAGATCACGCTGCGCGATGACGTCCTGACCGTCGTGGCGCCCATCGATGGCACGCCGGCCCACCGGGTCGGGCTACAGCCCGGGGACCGCATCGTGAAGATCGAGGGCATCACGACCAAGGACATGCAGCTGATCGACGCGGTCAAGCGGATGCGCGGCAAGCCGGGCAGCAAGATCGTCATCAGCATCATGCGCGAGGGCTTCACCGAGCCCAGGGACTTCGAGATCACCCGGGAGCAGATCCACGTGCAGTCCGTGCGCGCCGTGCCCCTCGAGCCCGGCATCGAGTACATCCGCCTGCGCCAGTTCCAGGAGCAGACGTCCCACGACATGGAGGCGGCGCTCGAGAAGTTCACGAAGAACGGCAAGATCCAGGGGCTCGTGCTCGACCTGCGTAACAACCCCGGGGGCCTGCTCACCTCGGCCGTGGAGGTGTCGGAGAAGTTCATCGAGGCGGGCAAGATGGTCGTCTACACCGAGGGGCGCGTGCGCAACCAGAACATGCGGTTCAACGCCAACGCCAAGCGCGTGTATCTGGACTTCCCCATCGTCGTGCTGGTGAACCAGGGCAGCGCCTCCGCCTCCGAGATCGTGGCCGGGGCGCTGCAGGACCACGGGCGGGCCGTGGTCCTGGGTACGCAGACCTTCGGCAAGGGATCCGTGCAGACGATCATCCCGCTATCCGACGGTTCCGGCCTCCGGCTCACCACGGCCAAGTACTTCACCCCGAAGGGGCGCTCGATCCACGGCAAGGGTGTCGCGCCCGACATCCTCGTGGAGATGCCGAAGGTCACGGCGGCCGCGCCCCCCGCGACAGATCCCGCGGCCAAGCCCACGAGCCCGCACGTCGAGACGAAGCCCCAGGAGGACCTCAAGAAGGATCCGCAGCTGCAGCGGGCCCTGGACCTGCTCAAAGCCATGCGCATCCTCGACCGGACGCGTCCGGCTCCCGCGGGGACGCAGGCTCAGGTCCGCTAGAGAGCGGGGTGGGGCGGGATGTCGGCCGGGGTCTGGAAGGCTCTGGCCGGCCTCATCGGCGCCCTCCTGGTCGCCGTGCTCGCGCTGGATCAGTGGCAGGCGCGTCAGGGGGAGACGAGCCTCCTGGGGTTTTCCCTCCTCGCCCCCGCCCCGGCTGGGTCCTCCCAGGGGGGCGTCTCCCCGACCGAGCCACGGCCGATGCAGCGTCCGCAACCGCCAGCCCCGCCTCCGGATGGCGGGCTCTCGCGGCTGGCCGTCATCGTGGACAACCTGGGGAGCCGGCGCGACGTCTTCGATCTCCTGAAGGATGTCGGGCGGCCTGTCTCGGTGGCGGTGCTGCCGGAGTTGCCGCTGTCCAAGTGGATCGCCGGGGAGGCGGCCCGGGCCGGCATGGAGGTCCTGCTGGACCTTCCGATGGAGCCGTACCGCTACCCAGAGATGGATCCGGGGCCGGGCGCGCTCATGCTGGCCATGGCCCCGGAGGCGACGGCGCGGTTGCTGGTGAAGCACCTGGCAGCCCTGCCGGCGGCGGTGGGCGTCACCAACCACATGGGTTCCCGCATGACCGAGGACCGCGCCCGGATGCGGGCTGTCCTCGAGCAGTTCCGGGCCCGACGGCTCCTGTTCGTCGACGCCGTCACGAGCAACCTGTCGGTCGCCTACGATGAGGCCCGAGGCCTGGGCCTGCGCGCCGGACGTCGCCAGGTGCTCATCGACGCCGGAGGGGGCGAGGAGGCGCTCCGGGCCCGCTGGGAGGAGGCCGGGCGACTGGCAGCCGGACGGGGCGAGGCCATCGTCCTGGCCCACGGCCATCCGCTCACGATCCGGCTCCTGAAGGAGTACGTTCCTCGCTGGGAGGCCGCACGGGTGAGGATGGTGCCCGTGTCCCACGTGGTGCGGTAGGGGCTCCGATGCTCGTCCTGGGCATCGAGACATCGTGCGACGAGACAGCGGCGGCCGTGCTGGACGGGGGGCGCAAGATCCTGGGCAGCGTGGTCGCCTCCCAGGACGCGGTGCACGGGCCCTATGGCGGGGTCGTCCCCGAGCTCGCCTCGCGCCGGCACCTGGAAGTCGTCCTGCCGGTGATCACGCAGGCCCTGGCCCAGGCCGGCGTCGGGCTCCCCGATCTCCACGGCATCGCAGTCACCCAGGGCCCGGGGCTGGTGGGTTCTCTCCTGATCGGTTGCTCCGTGGCCAAGGCCATCGCCTACTGCCACAAGCTCCCTCTCGTGGGGGTCAACCACCTCGAGGGGCACATCTACGCCGCCTACCTGGAGGAGCCGGCGCCCGCCCCGCCCTTCCTCGCCCTGGTCGTCTCGGGCGGCCACACGGCGGTCTACCTCGCCCGCGGGGGCGGGGATTACGAGCGCATCGGTCAGACCCGCGACGATGCCGCGGGTGAGGCCTTCGACAAGGTGGCCAAGCTGCTCGGCCTGGGCTACCCTGGCGGGCCCGCCATCGAGCGCGTCGCCCGCGCCGGGGATGCCGGGGCCATCCGGTTTCCGACAGCGCAGATGAGCGACGGGGCGCCGGACTTCTCGTTCAGCGGGCTCAAGACAGCCGTGTCCCTTCACGTCAAGCGCCACGCTCCGCTGGGCCCGCGGCAGGTGGCCGACGTGGCTGCCTCCTTCCAGGCCACGGTAGTGAGGATGCTGGTGCGCAAGACCGTCAGGGCGGCCCAGCGCGCGCACCTGCGGCGCCTCGTGCTCACGGGCGGCGTGGCCGCAAACGGGGCGCTCCGCGAGGGACTCGAGGCGGAGTGCCGCCAGCGCGGCTGGCAGCTCCACGTGCCCTCGCGCGCTCTCTGCACCGACAATGCGGCCATGATCGCCGCCGCGGGCCATGACCGTCTCGTGGCCGGCGAACGGGCGCCTCTCACGCTCAACGCCATCCCCGACCTGGCGCTGGCATGAGCGAGCGCCGTCCATGAGCGTGCGGCTCGACTACGAGGCCCTCCTGGCGGGCCTGCCGGATGCCGTCGTGGGCGTCGACGAGGGGCTGCGGATCGTCCTCTGGAATCCGGCCGCCGAGGCGTTGCTCGGCCGCTCGGCCCGGCGGGCGACGGGGCGCATGCTGAAGGACCTCTTTCCCCCGGACACCTCCCTGGTCCGCCATCTCACCGACACCCTCGCCACGGGCGAGAGCCGCTCGGAGGCGCAGGCGGTGGTGGAGGGGGTCGACGGCCGGCCTCTGCACGTGAGCGTCATGACGGCCCCCCTGGCCGCGCGCGGCGGTGCCGTCGCCGCGGCAGTCGCCGTGATCCGGGACATCACGCGCCTGCGCCAGTTGGAGGCCGAGGTGCGCCGCGGCGAGACGCTGGCGACGGTGGGGCGGATGGCGGTGGGGCTCGCCCACGAGATCCGGAACCCGCTCACCGCCATCCGCGGGGCCGTGCAGCTCATGAAGCGCGAGCTCGGTGACGACCCGCGCTTCCGCGAGTACACCGAGGTCCTGCTCAACGAGGTCACCCGGGTCAACCGCATCATCGAGATGCTGCTGGACCTGGGCCGCCCGGTGACGCTGCGGCTGGCGCCGCTGAACCTCCACCAGCTCCTGGAGCGGGTCGCGCTGCTCTCGCAGGAGATGGCCGCGCAGCAGGGCGTACAGATCATCAGGCGCTATGACCCGAGCCTGCCTGCCATCCTCGTCGACGAGGACCGGATGCTGCAGGTCTTCCACAACCTCGTGCGCAACGCGCTGGAGGCAATGCCCGCGGGGGGGCGGCTCACCCTGATCACCCGGCTCAGCCTGAACCCGCTCTTCTCCAAGGTGGACCTGGGGCATGGCCCCCGGAGCCTGGCGGAAGTGCAGGTCGTGGACGAGGGCCAGGGGATTCCCGAGGCGACGCGAGCCCAGCTCTTCACGCCCTTCTTCACCACCCGGGAGCGGGGGCTGGGGCTGGGGCTCGCCCTGTGCCACCGCATTCTCGAGGAGCACAAGGGCACCATCCAGGTGGAGAGCGAGCCCGGGCGCGGGACGACGGTGTCGTGCTTCCTCCCGGTGGCGCGATGATGTCCCATCTCAGAGATCCGAAGCCAAGGCGCCGGCCGGGGCAGGGGGCCCTCCCCGCGGAACACGCTGAGTCGCCACCCGCGACTCCGTCTCGCAGCGACCCACGAGATCGAGGTCTTCGGCTCCGGGATCGCGCAGAAGCCACGGTTCCGCGGGGAGGGCCCCCTGCCCCACCCGGCGCCGCGTGTCGATGAACTCCTGGGACGGGAGACTAGATGGCTGACGGACGGATCCTGATCGCCGACGACGAGGATGGCCTCCGCTGGGTCCTCGAGAAGGGCTTCCGGAGCGCCGGCTACCAGGTCACCGCGGCCGGGGACGGCACGGCAGCGCTCCGGGAGGCCGAGGCCCAGCCCTTCGACCTGGTGCTTCTGGACGTGCGGATGCCGGGGATGGACGGGCTCACTCTGCTGGGGCGCTTACGGGCGCTGCGGCCGGACCTGCAGGTGGTCGTCATGACGGCCCACGGGACCATGGAGACGGCCATCCAGGCCATGCAGCGGGGCGCCTACGATTACCTCGCCAAGCCGTTTGACCTGGACGAGGCGCTCCTGGTGGCCGAGCGGGCGCTGTCGGCCCGGCGGCTCACCCAGGAGGTGGCCGCTCTCCGGACGGGGCTCAAGGAGGTGTGGGAATTCGGCGCGCTGGTGGGGCGCCACCCGACCATGCAGGAGGTGTACAAGACCATCGGTCGCGTGGCTGGCAGCGACGTGAGCGTGCTCCTCCGGGGCGAGTCAGGGACAGGCAAGGAGGTGGTGGCCCGCGCGCTCCACCACTACAGCCGGAGGGCCGGCCGTCCGTTCGTCGGCATCTCGGCCGCCGCCATCCCGCTGACGCTGCTGGAGTCCGAGCTGTTCGGCCACGAGAAGGGTGCCTTCACCGACGCCCGGGAACGCCGGCTGGGCAAGCTCGAGCTGGCCCATGGCGGTTCGGTCTTCTTCGACGAGATCGGCGACATGCCGCTCGAGCTCCAGGTGAAGCTGCTCCGGGCGCTCCAGGAGCGCGCCTTCGAGCGAGTGGGCGGCCACGAGCTGATCCGCATGGACGTCCGGGTGCTGGCGGCCACCCACCGGGACCTCGAGGCCCTGATGGCGGGCGGACGCTTCCGCGAGGATCTCTTCTACCGGCTCAACGTGGTGACGCTCCAGCTTCCGGCGCTCCGCGAGCGGCGCGGCGACATCCCGCTGCTCGTCGACCACTTCCTGGCGAAATACGCCGACTCGCTCGGCGAGCGGGTGATCGCCCCCGAGGCGATGGACCGGCTCGTGGGCCACGACTGGCCGGGCAATGTCCGCGAGCTGGAGAACGTCATCCAGCGCGCCATGGTGATGGCGACGCCGGGCGTGATCCTGCCCGAGCACCTGCCCATCGGTCCCGTGTCGGCGGCGGCTGGCGTCGCCACCGACGCGAGCCTGGAGGAGGTGATCGAGCGGAAGATGCACGAGTGCGTGCGTGGGCTGCGCGGCCGGGCCTCTGCCAACCTGCACGCCCTCATGGTGGGGCTCGTGGAGAAGCCGCTGCTGCGAGCGGTGATGCGGGAGGCGGCGGGCAACCAGGTTCGCGCCGCCCAGCTACTCGGCATCAACCGCAACACGCTCCGGAAGAAGCTCAGGGAGCACGGCATGGCCCCGGGCGAAATAGATTCTTGACAACTCCGACCGAGAATTGCATAATGCTTGCAAAACATCATGTTCGGAGGGGTCACATGGCGAGCGCAGCACATCGAACCCTGGACTGTCGTGACACGCTCTGCCCCGGGCCCGTGGTCGAGGTCTCCAGGGCCATGAGGATCCTGGGCGTCAACGAGGTCCTGGAGGTGCTGGCCACCGATCCGGGCTTCGTCCCCGACATCCAGGCCTTCAGCAAGCGCACCGGGCATGCGCTCCTGGCGGTGGAGAGCCTGGACGGCGGTTTCCGGGCGCTCATCCGGCGAGTGCAGTAGGGGGCTACGGGCGGGGCACGTACACCTCGCCGCCGGT includes:
- a CDS encoding peptidoglycan DD-metalloendopeptidase family protein, whose amino-acid sequence is MRRGALAALLILLALAGAAWAQPRKDASEIGDRERTLQQKQRQLREERAKAAAARKREASLLTQLEETEKRLAAKRRQVALLDARIRRAQSDIATLQAEIGRLEMQRGGQEEALARRLRAMYKLEVQGGVLPLVLSGADPVAQAVRLRHLTTLAAVDARMIREYRVTSEGLEESRVRMEARRKELAGLRAEVDSERAEADREAGKRRGLLARVKDERAYHDRMVVELSEATRRLEAFIRGLQARQRRAARVPERGRSVPGDMGPGVGLGALRGRLVWPADGRVVGEFGAQVHPRFGTKTFRNGIDIEVAEGTNIAVVYPGHVVYTGWFRGYGNLIIVDHGNDYYTLYAHAADIRVAEGDDVKQGQIIGTVGDTGSLQGPRLYFEVRHQGKPQDPAQWLRPRG
- a CDS encoding S41 family peptidase, yielding MGSIRHVKKVAMVSALLFVLTLSVGGGVASKGTDQAATYENLRLFTEVLSIVQSQYVDEVAAKDIIYSAIKGTLRGLDPHSSFLDPEMYREMQVETSGSFGGLGIEITLRDDVLTVVAPIDGTPAHRVGLQPGDRIVKIEGITTKDMQLIDAVKRMRGKPGSKIVISIMREGFTEPRDFEITREQIHVQSVRAVPLEPGIEYIRLRQFQEQTSHDMEAALEKFTKNGKIQGLVLDLRNNPGGLLTSAVEVSEKFIEAGKMVVYTEGRVRNQNMRFNANAKRVYLDFPIVVLVNQGSASASEIVAGALQDHGRAVVLGTQTFGKGSVQTIIPLSDGSGLRLTTAKYFTPKGRSIHGKGVAPDILVEMPKVTAAAPPATDPAAKPTSPHVETKPQEDLKKDPQLQRALDLLKAMRILDRTRPAPAGTQAQVR
- a CDS encoding divergent polysaccharide deacetylase family protein gives rise to the protein MSAGVWKALAGLIGALLVAVLALDQWQARQGETSLLGFSLLAPAPAGSSQGGVSPTEPRPMQRPQPPAPPPDGGLSRLAVIVDNLGSRRDVFDLLKDVGRPVSVAVLPELPLSKWIAGEAARAGMEVLLDLPMEPYRYPEMDPGPGALMLAMAPEATARLLVKHLAALPAAVGVTNHMGSRMTEDRARMRAVLEQFRARRLLFVDAVTSNLSVAYDEARGLGLRAGRRQVLIDAGGGEEALRARWEEAGRLAAGRGEAIVLAHGHPLTIRLLKEYVPRWEAARVRMVPVSHVVR
- the tsaD gene encoding tRNA (adenosine(37)-N6)-threonylcarbamoyltransferase complex transferase subunit TsaD, encoding MLVLGIETSCDETAAAVLDGGRKILGSVVASQDAVHGPYGGVVPELASRRHLEVVLPVITQALAQAGVGLPDLHGIAVTQGPGLVGSLLIGCSVAKAIAYCHKLPLVGVNHLEGHIYAAYLEEPAPAPPFLALVVSGGHTAVYLARGGGDYERIGQTRDDAAGEAFDKVAKLLGLGYPGGPAIERVARAGDAGAIRFPTAQMSDGAPDFSFSGLKTAVSLHVKRHAPLGPRQVADVAASFQATVVRMLVRKTVRAAQRAHLRRLVLTGGVAANGALREGLEAECRQRGWQLHVPSRALCTDNAAMIAAAGHDRLVAGERAPLTLNAIPDLALA
- a CDS encoding PAS domain-containing protein, whose product is MSVRLDYEALLAGLPDAVVGVDEGLRIVLWNPAAEALLGRSARRATGRMLKDLFPPDTSLVRHLTDTLATGESRSEAQAVVEGVDGRPLHVSVMTAPLAARGGAVAAAVAVIRDITRLRQLEAEVRRGETLATVGRMAVGLAHEIRNPLTAIRGAVQLMKRELGDDPRFREYTEVLLNEVTRVNRIIEMLLDLGRPVTLRLAPLNLHQLLERVALLSQEMAAQQGVQIIRRYDPSLPAILVDEDRMLQVFHNLVRNALEAMPAGGRLTLITRLSLNPLFSKVDLGHGPRSLAEVQVVDEGQGIPEATRAQLFTPFFTTRERGLGLGLALCHRILEEHKGTIQVESEPGRGTTVSCFLPVAR
- a CDS encoding sigma-54-dependent Fis family transcriptional regulator, which produces MADGRILIADDEDGLRWVLEKGFRSAGYQVTAAGDGTAALREAEAQPFDLVLLDVRMPGMDGLTLLGRLRALRPDLQVVVMTAHGTMETAIQAMQRGAYDYLAKPFDLDEALLVAERALSARRLTQEVAALRTGLKEVWEFGALVGRHPTMQEVYKTIGRVAGSDVSVLLRGESGTGKEVVARALHHYSRRAGRPFVGISAAAIPLTLLESELFGHEKGAFTDARERRLGKLELAHGGSVFFDEIGDMPLELQVKLLRALQERAFERVGGHELIRMDVRVLAATHRDLEALMAGGRFREDLFYRLNVVTLQLPALRERRGDIPLLVDHFLAKYADSLGERVIAPEAMDRLVGHDWPGNVRELENVIQRAMVMATPGVILPEHLPIGPVSAAAGVATDASLEEVIERKMHECVRGLRGRASANLHALMVGLVEKPLLRAVMREAAGNQVRAAQLLGINRNTLRKKLREHGMAPGEIDS
- a CDS encoding sulfurtransferase TusA family protein, whose protein sequence is MASAAHRTLDCRDTLCPGPVVEVSRAMRILGVNEVLEVLATDPGFVPDIQAFSKRTGHALLAVESLDGGFRALIRRVQ